From a region of the Pseudanabaena sp. ABRG5-3 genome:
- a CDS encoding carotenoid oxygenase family protein, translated as MTKIPHVPNSATKTSRVEQEIQLDFCQHNPADLYNPSKYNSPYQNEKFPEGFEGLHGYVFFVGALFQSENKPKEYGTQLYTGDGMVYRLGFENGRAILKTRIMKTPCYYADLAIQHYCSENYQVPQSWFAKKYPFFSYWESFRNGGQARSSLTLGARNQLNTAFLRVGDRLWVTIDGGRPHEIDPDSLELIEPMGLIKDWLGIFPINSSKTIFDAHINSAHPAVDLSKLDSKSKDQEIYTTNYSTGYNGWGNKTVNQWLDKLSKRRATKETEKKQMFGRYTDLLRYCPNQKTLERWRLQLPDGNPVIVQQSLHQLAITENHIIMADISFRMEFSQIFAPFFFGFLKLSIFNKNYFKWVGSLIQSVFLKPTPPMLFNNLYIAKRDQLKDNGGTIDAPKPLTVQQVKIPLEISHFAADYIDSDDKITLHIGHSVGWDVTEWITRYDSNVPSKPHLRNQPDELEGMMVGTLDLGCFGRYVINTQTNEIEESQHVIDWNATWSPTVYTHQDLCRDDPEKLSETTVKNIYWMSWGFSWELIPERIYKEFKERKRRVVCFEDLPEDNKSVTLLRLDTQAMKIVDQYAFPAGYFACSPQFIPSSLPCPSERDPSVHGFIACIVIADDDLENHQHAKDEFWIFDANDLKKAPLRLRSADHPNPLNLALALHTTWLKGIYLKPEDKERIHQLSLAERRAAREKFVKQDYENILDSIKGERKEILRELFDTIIYPNFIEQTLETTFETELYKEQN; from the coding sequence ATGACGAAAATCCCCCATGTACCCAACTCCGCTACAAAAACTAGCAGAGTTGAGCAAGAAATACAATTAGATTTCTGTCAGCACAATCCAGCCGATCTGTATAATCCTAGCAAATACAATTCTCCTTATCAGAATGAGAAATTCCCCGAGGGATTTGAGGGTTTACATGGTTATGTTTTTTTTGTAGGGGCACTGTTTCAAAGTGAAAATAAGCCGAAGGAATACGGCACACAGCTATATACGGGCGATGGCATGGTTTATCGCTTGGGTTTTGAGAACGGGCGAGCCATACTTAAAACACGCATTATGAAAACGCCTTGCTACTATGCTGATCTTGCTATTCAGCATTATTGTTCGGAGAACTATCAAGTGCCACAAAGTTGGTTTGCCAAAAAGTATCCTTTTTTTAGCTATTGGGAATCTTTTCGTAATGGAGGACAAGCTAGATCTAGCTTAACTCTTGGCGCTCGTAATCAATTAAATACAGCTTTTTTGCGTGTAGGCGATCGCCTCTGGGTCACGATTGACGGAGGTCGTCCCCACGAAATCGATCCTGATTCTCTGGAATTAATAGAACCAATGGGTTTAATTAAAGATTGGTTAGGTATTTTTCCTATTAATTCAAGTAAAACTATCTTTGATGCACATATCAACTCAGCGCATCCAGCCGTAGATCTGTCAAAATTAGATAGCAAATCAAAAGACCAAGAGATCTACACAACCAACTATTCTACGGGATATAACGGTTGGGGTAATAAAACCGTTAATCAATGGCTTGACAAATTGTCAAAGCGTCGTGCCACTAAAGAAACAGAAAAAAAACAGATGTTTGGGCGATATACTGATCTTCTTCGATATTGCCCAAATCAAAAGACACTTGAACGCTGGCGGCTACAGCTACCCGATGGAAACCCTGTCATTGTTCAACAGTCTCTACATCAGCTTGCGATCACAGAAAATCACATCATCATGGCGGACATTTCATTTCGGATGGAATTTTCTCAGATTTTCGCCCCCTTCTTCTTTGGATTTCTCAAACTGTCAATATTTAATAAGAATTACTTTAAATGGGTAGGCTCATTGATTCAATCAGTTTTCTTGAAACCCACTCCCCCCATGCTTTTTAACAATCTTTATATTGCCAAACGAGATCAGTTGAAAGACAATGGTGGAACAATAGATGCGCCAAAGCCTCTAACAGTTCAACAAGTAAAAATCCCTTTAGAGATCTCTCACTTTGCGGCGGACTATATTGATTCCGACGATAAAATTACATTACACATTGGTCATAGCGTTGGCTGGGATGTAACCGAATGGATCACTCGTTATGATTCCAATGTCCCATCAAAACCACACCTGCGAAATCAACCAGATGAACTTGAAGGGATGATGGTTGGAACTCTTGATTTAGGATGTTTTGGTCGCTATGTGATTAATACTCAAACAAACGAAATTGAAGAATCTCAGCATGTCATTGACTGGAATGCTACATGGTCGCCAACTGTTTATACCCACCAAGATTTGTGCCGAGACGATCCAGAGAAATTATCAGAAACTACCGTCAAAAATATCTACTGGATGTCTTGGGGATTTTCTTGGGAATTAATTCCTGAACGAATTTATAAAGAATTCAAGGAAAGAAAGCGCAGAGTTGTTTGTTTTGAGGATCTACCAGAAGACAATAAATCTGTTACACTCCTGAGACTTGATACGCAAGCAATGAAGATTGTAGATCAATATGCTTTTCCCGCAGGATACTTTGCTTGTTCACCACAATTTATTCCAAGTTCACTACCTTGCCCATCTGAACGAGATCCTTCAGTTCATGGATTTATTGCTTGTATTGTGATTGCTGATGACGATCTAGAAAATCACCAACATGCTAAAGATGAATTTTGGATTTTTGATGCTAATGACCTTAAGAAAGCACCTCTCCGTCTACGCTCTGCAGATCATCCAAATCCTTTAAATTTAGCTCTAGCTCTACATACAACATGGCTAAAGGGTATTTATCTTAAACCTGAAGATAAAGAACGCATACACCAACTTTCACTGGCAGAAAGAAGGGCTGCTAGAGAAAAATTTGTCAAACAAGACTATGAAAATATCCTTGACAGTATCAAGGGAGAGAGAAAAGAAATTCTGAGAGAATTGTTTGACACAATTATCTATCCTAATTTCATTGAGCAAACTCTTGAAACAACTTTTGAAACAGAGCTTTATAAAGAACAAAACTAA
- a CDS encoding NB-ARC domain-containing protein, whose product MDKKDIEFAINIANVALKAKLGRELKDRQKDLLRGTLEGLTYEKMADKYFRSPTYFARDIGPKFWKLLSEALGEAVSKTNFKAALDRYYQAHPELFASDDHKTVSDRKTWLGLPDRDIFYGRAEEIATLEQWIVTEQCRLVAIVGMGGMGKSSIALQTTHQIGQGFDYVIWRSLRDAPPLSEILTELVSILSNQVEARLPDVPEQQVAKLLEYVRQSKCLLIFDNFESVFQSGTRAGQYRDGYEIYGHLLSRFSEVDHQSCLVLTSREAPKEITGIGESKRVRSLSLCGLSRSEGLPILTDSQCFSSSDAEWQEIFNYCSGSPFALKILASETQELFAGDISSFLALAPKSGFQIERIQDLLEKQFSRLSVPEQCVMYWLAIEREPVVIAQLESNIVSESIKKQLLTAVQSLKRRSLIEGNSGLWSLQPVMMEFVTDKFVQKVVRELISLQPDFLEHYALIKAQSKDYVRQAQVRSILEAISDRLLLELGDKSIIETRIQDLLAKQRKAAPTQRGYLAGNLINLLSHLNFDLDGYDFSYLHIRQAYLQSVNLQNTNFTSANFEEVVFTQAFGMVLSVVYHPEGSILATGNVNCEIYLWRITDGQQIGKLCGHTNWVRGLVFSPDGSLLASGSDDGTVRLWDWQNSNCLYVLGDNLRSMCFSPNGQLLVTTSEQEIQIRRLEDGCQLYTLQGHENWVMGACFHPDGKLLASGSSDCTIRLWDLEKRECVQVLRGHKSWVIPATFSPDGSLVLSSSFDRTIRLWHSQDGECLTTLHGHEGWIWIAIFSPDGKWVASCSEDRTIKIWDYANEKCICTIAEHQHRIWSISISPDSQTVASASEDQTVKLWDINSGKCVQTILGYANPIFAAMFSPDGTTVATGHIDGYVRIWNAQTSKCLHKLFHEQRGVTATTFHPKQALLASGGQDGTIRIWQLDTLQCIHLLKGHSDRVNALAYSNDAQIIASSSFDHTIKIWKAETGELVNTFQDHTDRIGAIAFHPQQSLLVSVSEDKTAKIWDIKLGKCIQTLTGHTNRITSVAIHPHSGNIATGGLDNLIIIWDETGKQIHQLSGHTGWVLSLAFSPDGKWLASCGCDRMIKLWYTESWLCYKTIQGHENWVLQVRFSPDSQFLVSASEDETVKVWNIAQETCNLTLRVPRAYEGMRLTGATGITSAQRDMLRSLGAL is encoded by the coding sequence ATGGACAAGAAAGATATTGAGTTTGCTATCAATATTGCCAATGTTGCCTTAAAAGCAAAATTGGGCAGAGAACTAAAAGATCGGCAAAAGGATTTGCTTAGAGGAACTTTAGAGGGTTTGACTTACGAAAAAATGGCTGACAAGTATTTTCGCTCACCTACATATTTTGCTCGGGATATTGGTCCAAAATTCTGGAAATTACTCTCAGAGGCTTTAGGTGAAGCAGTTAGCAAAACTAATTTTAAAGCTGCACTAGACAGATACTATCAAGCACACCCTGAACTTTTTGCAAGCGATGATCATAAGACAGTTTCCGATCGCAAAACTTGGTTAGGTTTACCCGATCGCGATATTTTTTACGGTAGAGCAGAGGAAATTGCGACCTTAGAGCAATGGATTGTCACAGAGCAATGTCGATTAGTGGCGATCGTGGGCATGGGTGGTATGGGGAAGAGTTCGATCGCTCTTCAAACTACACATCAAATAGGTCAAGGGTTTGATTATGTAATTTGGCGATCGCTACGTGATGCTCCTCCCCTTTCGGAAATACTGACCGAACTTGTAAGTATCCTCTCTAATCAAGTTGAAGCAAGATTACCCGATGTGCCAGAGCAGCAAGTTGCCAAGCTTTTAGAGTATGTACGCCAATCGAAATGCTTATTGATCTTCGACAATTTTGAATCAGTATTTCAGAGTGGAACTCGTGCTGGTCAATATCGAGATGGCTATGAAATCTATGGACACTTGCTATCGAGATTTAGTGAGGTGGATCATCAAAGTTGCTTAGTGCTAACTAGTCGAGAGGCTCCTAAAGAGATTACTGGTATCGGTGAAAGTAAACGGGTGCGATCGCTTTCTCTATGTGGACTAAGCCGATCTGAAGGCTTGCCAATCTTAACGGATAGCCAATGTTTTAGCAGTAGTGATGCAGAGTGGCAAGAGATTTTTAACTATTGTAGTGGTAGTCCTTTTGCCCTGAAGATATTAGCTTCGGAGACGCAAGAGCTTTTTGCTGGAGATATTTCTAGTTTTTTAGCTTTAGCCCCAAAAAGTGGATTTCAGATCGAAAGAATTCAAGACCTCTTAGAAAAACAGTTTTCCCGATTGTCTGTACCTGAACAATGCGTGATGTACTGGTTAGCAATTGAGCGGGAACCAGTAGTGATCGCGCAATTAGAGTCCAATATTGTTTCTGAATCTATCAAAAAGCAATTGCTTACAGCAGTGCAATCCTTAAAAAGAAGAAGCTTGATTGAGGGAAATAGTGGGCTTTGGTCATTACAACCAGTGATGATGGAATTTGTCACTGATAAGTTTGTACAGAAGGTCGTGCGTGAGTTAATTAGTTTACAACCAGATTTTCTGGAACATTATGCACTCATAAAAGCCCAAAGCAAAGACTATGTTCGGCAAGCCCAAGTACGATCTATCCTTGAAGCGATTAGCGATCGACTACTACTCGAATTAGGCGATAAATCTATCATAGAAACCCGAATTCAAGACTTACTTGCGAAACAACGTAAAGCAGCACCTACGCAACGTGGTTACTTAGCAGGCAACTTAATCAATTTACTTTCTCATCTTAATTTTGATTTGGATGGCTATGATTTTTCATATCTCCACATTCGACAAGCTTATTTACAATCCGTAAATCTTCAAAACACTAATTTTACCTCAGCAAATTTTGAAGAGGTTGTCTTCACACAGGCTTTTGGCATGGTTCTGTCAGTGGTTTATCATCCTGAAGGTTCTATCTTGGCTACAGGAAATGTAAACTGTGAAATTTATCTTTGGCGGATCACCGATGGACAACAAATTGGTAAACTATGTGGACATACAAATTGGGTGCGAGGGTTGGTTTTTAGTCCTGATGGGAGCTTACTTGCAAGTGGTTCTGATGATGGGACAGTAAGACTTTGGGATTGGCAGAATAGTAATTGTCTTTATGTGCTTGGAGATAATTTGCGTTCTATGTGTTTTAGTCCAAATGGACAACTTCTAGTTACTACTAGTGAACAAGAGATCCAAATTCGGAGACTAGAAGATGGCTGTCAGCTATATACATTACAAGGGCATGAGAATTGGGTAATGGGTGCTTGTTTTCATCCTGATGGAAAGCTTTTGGCTAGTGGGAGTAGTGATTGTACAATTCGGCTCTGGGACTTGGAAAAGAGAGAATGCGTACAGGTTCTAAGAGGACATAAAAGTTGGGTTATTCCTGCAACATTTAGCCCTGATGGAAGCTTAGTGTTAAGTAGCAGTTTTGACCGCACTATCCGTTTGTGGCACTCTCAAGATGGTGAATGTCTTACCACACTACATGGACATGAAGGTTGGATATGGATCGCGATTTTTAGTCCTGACGGCAAATGGGTTGCTAGTTGTAGCGAGGATCGTACAATCAAGATATGGGATTATGCCAACGAAAAGTGTATTTGTACAATTGCGGAACATCAACATCGTATTTGGTCGATCTCGATTAGTCCTGATAGCCAGACAGTCGCTAGTGCTAGTGAAGATCAAACAGTAAAGTTGTGGGATATCAATAGCGGAAAATGTGTCCAAACAATTTTGGGCTATGCCAATCCTATTTTTGCCGCTATGTTCTCACCTGATGGAACAACAGTTGCTACTGGACACATTGATGGGTATGTGCGGATTTGGAATGCTCAGACTTCTAAGTGCCTCCATAAACTCTTTCACGAACAACGCGGAGTTACGGCTACTACTTTCCATCCTAAACAGGCTCTACTAGCTAGTGGAGGACAGGATGGCACAATTCGGATTTGGCAACTTGACACATTACAATGTATACATCTGTTGAAAGGACATAGCGATCGCGTAAATGCCTTAGCTTATAGTAATGACGCACAGATAATTGCCAGTAGCAGCTTTGATCATACTATTAAAATCTGGAAAGCCGAAACTGGTGAACTAGTAAATACTTTTCAAGATCACACGGATAGAATCGGCGCGATCGCATTTCATCCACAACAATCATTACTTGTCAGTGTTAGTGAAGATAAGACTGCAAAGATCTGGGACATTAAACTGGGTAAATGCATACAAACATTAACAGGACATACCAATCGAATCACTTCTGTTGCTATTCATCCTCATAGTGGCAATATTGCTACAGGTGGATTAGATAACTTAATAATTATTTGGGATGAAACAGGTAAGCAAATTCATCAATTATCTGGACATACTGGATGGGTTCTTTCCTTAGCATTTAGCCCTGATGGAAAATGGTTGGCTAGTTGTGGATGCGATCGCATGATCAAGCTATGGTATACAGAGTCTTGGCTTTGTTACAAAACTATACAGGGACATGAAAATTGGGTTTTACAAGTACGTTTTAGTCCTGATAGCCAATTTCTCGTAAGTGCTAGCGAAGATGAAACTGTTAAGGTATGGAATATTGCTCAAGAAACCTGTAATCTAACATTACGAGTCCCCCGCGCTTATGAAGGTATGAGGCTGACAGGAGCCACTGGAATAACTTCCGCCCAAAGAGATATGCTGAGAAGTCTAGGAGCTTTATGA
- a CDS encoding IS4 family transposase, giving the protein MKEINLFREMLQQHLQWNAARLAFVCTFLIALIRVKTVNLAEIATGFSGKAKVESHYKRLQRFFRDFELDYESIALTVVKVMQIPEPWVISIDRTDWQFGKTVFNVLTLGVVHHGIAFPLVWIMLDKKGNSNTRERCELWNRFLEIFAARKIDFLTADREFVGEEWFDYLLCEPRTPFRIRIRKNTVLKDGQKQLRADICFQDLQVGEFRVLSKRRHIFGHWLYVAAMRLEDGDLLIVATDHAPYTAITDYAKRWGIETLFGCFKSRGFCLESTHLQDSQRLSKLIALLTLALCWCFSSGLWQFLLNPLKPKKHGRLPKSIFRLGFDFLRHIIFDLQLNSVTFFNSIKFLSCT; this is encoded by the coding sequence ATCAAAGAGATTAACCTATTCCGAGAAATGTTGCAGCAGCATCTGCAATGGAATGCAGCAAGACTCGCATTTGTGTGCACATTTCTGATCGCGCTAATACGAGTAAAGACAGTAAACCTAGCCGAAATCGCGACGGGATTTAGCGGCAAAGCCAAAGTAGAATCGCACTATAAAAGACTACAAAGATTCTTCCGAGACTTTGAATTAGACTATGAAAGCATTGCCCTCACTGTCGTCAAAGTAATGCAAATACCCGAACCATGGGTAATCTCAATCGACCGCACCGATTGGCAGTTTGGCAAGACCGTTTTCAACGTGCTGACTCTAGGAGTAGTGCATCATGGAATCGCTTTCCCGTTGGTATGGATAATGCTGGATAAAAAAGGCAACTCTAACACCCGCGAACGATGTGAACTGTGGAATCGATTTCTAGAAATATTTGCAGCCCGTAAAATCGACTTTTTGACCGCAGACCGTGAATTTGTGGGAGAAGAGTGGTTTGACTATTTGCTGTGTGAACCACGCACCCCGTTTAGAATCCGCATTCGTAAAAATACCGTACTCAAGGATGGACAAAAACAACTACGTGCTGACATTTGTTTTCAAGATCTCCAAGTTGGTGAATTTAGGGTGTTGTCTAAACGCAGACATATTTTCGGACATTGGCTGTATGTGGCTGCCATGCGTTTGGAGGATGGCGATTTGTTGATTGTCGCTACTGACCATGCTCCTTATACTGCTATTACTGACTATGCCAAGCGTTGGGGCATTGAGACTTTATTTGGTTGTTTTAAATCCCGTGGCTTTTGTTTAGAATCCACACATCTTCAGGACTCGCAACGGCTTTCTAAACTCATTGCTTTACTTACTCTTGCTTTGTGTTGGTGTTTTTCTTCTGGTTTATGGCAATTCTTACTCAATCCTCTCAAGCCGAAAAAGCATGGTCGCTTGCCTAAGAGTATTTTTCGTCTTGGTTTTGATTTCCTTCGTCATATCATCTTTGACTTACAACTCAATTCTGTTACCTTTTTTAACTCCATTAAATTTTTGTCCTGTACTTAG